The Bacillus vallismortis genome window below encodes:
- the fdhF gene encoding formate dehydrogenase subunit alpha, producing the protein MAQQKKITINGVEMEASEDQTLLQLLNNSSIEVPQVCYHPSLGPIETCDTCIVSINGELKRSCSAEVKDGDVIDTLSPDVKKAQVIGMDKILYNHELYCTVCDYNNGGCEIHNTVKEMKVNHQSIPFDHKPYHKDESHPFYRYDPDQCILCGRCVEACQDVQVTETLTIDWERKRPRVIWDNDVPINESSCVSCGHCSTVCPCNAMMEKGMEGEAGYLTGIDHETLRPMIEITKGVETGYGSILAISDMESAMRDERIKKTKTVCTYCGVGCSFDVWTKGRDILKVEPQEEAPANGISTCVKGKFGWDFVNSEERLTKPLIREGDHFREAEWEEALTLIANKFTDLKDEFGSDSLAFITSSKCTNEESYLMQKLARGIIGTNNVDNCSRYCQSPATAGLFRTVGYGGDSGSITDIAQADLVLIIGSNTSESHPVLSTRIKRAHKLRGQKVIVADIRKHEMAERSDLFVQPRAGSDIVWLNAIAKYLIENGKADERFLQEKVNGRDEYVKSLAPYTLEYAEEKTGIDRETLIEMAEMIGQADSVCALWAMGVTQHIGGSDTSTAISNLLLVTGNYGKPGTGSYPLRGHNNVQGASDFGSMPNKLPGYENVTDEQVRQKYERAWGMPMPKEPGMTNHEMIEKIHSGQLKAMYVKGEEMGLVDSNINHVHAAYEKLDFFVVQDIFFSRTAEYADVVLPASPSLEKEGTFTNTERRIQRLYQVFEPLGESKPDWQIIMEVANKLGAGWRYEHPSDIMEEAAMLSPIYAGVTYERLRGYNSLQWPVSADGKDSPLLFTERFPFPDGKAILYPVQWTEPDEFGEEYDIHVNNGRLLEHFHEGNLTYKSKGISEKTPEVFLEISPELAAERGIQDGTLVRLTSPFGNVKVKCLITDRVKGKEVYLPMNDSGEAAINLLTGSHADKDTDTPAYKETSAKMEILKRDGTNPLPKINHRNGNPQPQIGVQVQKKWARKDYIFPGDAVKRGIGRNG; encoded by the coding sequence ATGGCTCAACAGAAAAAAATCACAATAAACGGCGTTGAAATGGAAGCCTCCGAAGATCAAACGCTGCTGCAGCTTTTGAACAACAGTTCGATTGAAGTGCCGCAAGTTTGCTATCATCCCAGCTTAGGGCCGATTGAAACATGTGATACGTGCATCGTCAGCATCAATGGTGAGCTAAAGAGATCGTGCTCCGCTGAAGTAAAGGATGGGGATGTCATTGATACGCTTTCGCCTGATGTCAAAAAAGCGCAGGTCATCGGGATGGACAAGATTTTATATAATCATGAGCTTTATTGTACAGTTTGCGATTACAACAACGGGGGGTGTGAAATACATAATACGGTGAAAGAAATGAAAGTCAATCACCAAAGCATCCCGTTTGACCATAAGCCTTATCATAAGGATGAATCTCATCCGTTTTACCGGTACGATCCAGACCAATGTATTTTGTGCGGCCGTTGTGTTGAAGCTTGCCAAGACGTTCAGGTGACTGAAACCCTGACCATTGACTGGGAGCGGAAACGCCCGCGCGTCATTTGGGATAACGATGTGCCGATCAATGAGTCGTCTTGTGTGTCATGCGGCCACTGTTCAACGGTCTGTCCGTGTAACGCGATGATGGAAAAAGGAATGGAAGGGGAAGCCGGATATTTAACAGGCATTGATCACGAAACGCTCCGTCCGATGATCGAGATCACAAAAGGCGTAGAAACAGGGTACGGCTCGATTCTCGCCATTTCTGATATGGAATCCGCCATGCGTGATGAACGGATCAAGAAAACGAAAACCGTCTGCACATACTGCGGCGTGGGCTGCAGCTTTGATGTCTGGACAAAGGGAAGAGACATTCTGAAAGTGGAGCCGCAGGAGGAAGCGCCAGCCAACGGCATTTCTACTTGTGTAAAAGGAAAGTTCGGCTGGGATTTCGTAAACAGCGAGGAGCGCCTGACAAAGCCGCTGATCCGCGAAGGAGACCATTTCCGGGAAGCGGAATGGGAGGAAGCGTTAACGCTGATCGCCAACAAGTTCACCGATTTGAAAGACGAGTTTGGCTCTGATTCACTTGCCTTTATTACATCTTCTAAATGTACAAACGAGGAATCCTACCTCATGCAAAAACTGGCAAGAGGGATCATCGGCACAAATAACGTGGACAACTGCTCGCGCTATTGTCAATCTCCTGCGACTGCCGGCCTGTTCCGAACAGTCGGCTATGGCGGTGATTCAGGGTCAATTACAGATATCGCGCAAGCAGACCTTGTGTTGATTATCGGTTCGAATACGTCTGAGTCCCATCCAGTCTTGTCCACTCGCATTAAACGGGCTCATAAGCTGAGAGGACAGAAAGTGATCGTAGCGGATATCAGAAAACACGAAATGGCAGAGCGCTCTGATTTATTTGTCCAGCCGCGTGCGGGTTCAGATATCGTCTGGCTGAATGCCATCGCCAAATATTTGATTGAAAACGGCAAGGCTGATGAACGCTTTTTACAAGAAAAAGTGAACGGACGGGATGAATACGTAAAAAGCCTGGCTCCATACACACTCGAATATGCCGAGGAGAAAACCGGAATAGATCGAGAAACTCTCATCGAAATGGCGGAGATGATCGGTCAGGCTGACAGTGTGTGCGCATTGTGGGCGATGGGCGTGACACAGCATATTGGCGGAAGCGACACGAGCACGGCGATCTCGAATCTGCTGCTTGTGACAGGAAACTACGGAAAACCGGGGACAGGCTCTTATCCGTTGCGCGGTCATAACAACGTGCAGGGGGCAAGTGACTTCGGAAGCATGCCTAACAAACTGCCTGGCTATGAAAATGTAACGGATGAACAAGTCCGCCAAAAATACGAGCGGGCATGGGGGATGCCGATGCCGAAGGAGCCGGGCATGACCAATCACGAAATGATTGAAAAAATCCATTCCGGCCAGCTGAAAGCGATGTATGTAAAAGGGGAAGAAATGGGGCTGGTTGATTCCAACATCAATCATGTGCACGCCGCATATGAAAAGCTTGATTTCTTTGTGGTGCAGGACATTTTCTTTTCACGAACAGCAGAGTATGCCGATGTTGTTCTTCCTGCGAGCCCAAGCCTTGAAAAAGAGGGTACTTTCACAAACACAGAACGTCGTATTCAGCGATTGTATCAGGTGTTTGAACCGTTGGGCGAATCAAAGCCTGATTGGCAAATTATTATGGAAGTAGCCAATAAGCTTGGCGCTGGCTGGCGCTATGAACACCCTAGTGACATTATGGAGGAAGCAGCCATGCTGTCGCCGATTTATGCCGGTGTTACCTATGAACGTCTTCGAGGCTACAATTCTCTTCAATGGCCTGTAAGCGCCGATGGAAAGGATTCGCCTTTACTCTTTACAGAGCGCTTTCCTTTTCCGGACGGCAAAGCCATTCTTTATCCTGTTCAGTGGACGGAGCCTGATGAGTTCGGTGAGGAATATGATATCCACGTCAACAATGGGCGGCTCTTAGAACATTTCCACGAAGGAAACTTAACCTACAAATCAAAAGGGATTTCGGAGAAAACACCGGAAGTATTCTTAGAAATTTCTCCTGAGCTAGCGGCAGAACGGGGAATTCAGGACGGAACACTTGTCAGACTCACCTCGCCTTTCGGAAATGTCAAAGTGAAATGCCTGATCACTGATCGTGTCAAAGGGAAGGAAGTATATTTGCCAATGAACGATTCAGGGGAAGCAGCGATCAACCTGTTAACAGGCAGCCATGCCGATAAGGATACCGATACGCCGGCATACAAAGAAACGTCAGCCAAAATGGAAATTTTGAAACGGGACGGAACCAACCCGCTCCCTAAAATCAATCACCGCAACGGCAACCCGCAGCCGCAAATCGGTGTGCAAGTGCAAAAGAAATGGGCGCGGAAGGATTATATTTTCCCTGGTGACGCAGTGAAAAGGGGGATTGGGCGTAATGGCTAA
- a CDS encoding DUF1641 domain-containing protein, giving the protein MAKAIKQIQKIQVTEEDQRKRDMKEIEDALVENKAVILETLQMLGHMNERGVLPLLRGLFGQGDKVLDILVKKADTEETANTLKNLLLLFGTLGMLDVKQLEPLILKVNAGVANAVEQKDSEEKTGYFDIIRSLKDPEINKSITLLFSFLKGMGQDTKEMERTTQPPEHQKQQQEPREKRDMNKRD; this is encoded by the coding sequence ATGGCTAAAGCAATTAAACAAATCCAGAAAATCCAAGTAACCGAAGAGGATCAGCGTAAGCGTGATATGAAAGAAATTGAAGATGCATTAGTTGAAAATAAGGCAGTCATTCTAGAAACGCTGCAAATGCTCGGCCACATGAACGAGCGCGGCGTCCTGCCATTGCTCCGCGGCCTTTTTGGCCAAGGGGATAAAGTCCTTGATATCCTAGTCAAAAAAGCAGATACAGAGGAAACGGCCAATACGCTGAAAAATCTGCTTCTTCTGTTTGGAACGCTCGGCATGCTGGATGTGAAACAGCTGGAGCCCCTCATTTTGAAAGTGAATGCGGGGGTGGCAAACGCGGTGGAACAGAAGGACAGCGAAGAGAAAACAGGTTATTTCGATATCATTCGTTCGCTCAAAGACCCGGAAATCAACAAATCAATTACACTGCTTTTCTCGTTTTTAAAGGGAATGGGACAAGATACAAAGGAGATGGAACGCACGACGCAGCCTCCGGAGCACCAAAAACAACAACAGGAACCGAGAGAGAAAAGGGATATGAATAAGCGAGATTGA
- a CDS encoding DUF4352 domain-containing protein translates to MKKVLILLFALTIGLALSACSQSSDASVKEKPKEKKSEEELKKEIDKELKKHGEPKIKQDDQIHKIGETFKAGHTNFTVNKVDRVQKGEYMDIGGAENAETKTIKDGEERLIIEVTMENIGEDSISYNFIGFDLKDKNDQSVRQVVSIEEKSRSLMGGTLVSGKKVTGVLSYVIPKGEQKHCTLVYNPYLADITTNNIEERVKDNIDYLVKLD, encoded by the coding sequence GTGAAAAAAGTCTTAATACTATTATTTGCCCTGACGATCGGGCTTGCGCTTTCCGCGTGCAGCCAATCGAGCGATGCGTCAGTAAAAGAAAAACCGAAAGAGAAAAAATCGGAAGAAGAGCTTAAAAAGGAAATTGATAAGGAATTGAAAAAACACGGTGAGCCGAAGATTAAACAAGATGATCAAATACATAAAATAGGAGAAACGTTTAAAGCAGGACATACGAATTTTACAGTGAATAAAGTTGATAGAGTGCAAAAAGGTGAATACATGGATATTGGCGGAGCTGAAAATGCGGAGACAAAAACAATAAAAGATGGTGAGGAACGGCTCATTATAGAAGTTACGATGGAAAACATAGGAGAAGACTCAATAAGCTATAATTTTATCGGGTTTGATTTAAAAGACAAGAATGATCAATCAGTCCGGCAGGTTGTTTCTATAGAAGAGAAGAGCAGGTCCCTTATGGGAGGAACACTAGTATCAGGGAAAAAGGTTACAGGTGTACTCAGTTATGTCATCCCTAAAGGAGAACAAAAACATTGCACACTGGTATATAATCCGTATTTAGCTGATATCACAACCAATAATATTGAAGAGAGAGTGAAGGACAATATTGATTATTTGGTGAAGTTAGATTAG
- a CDS encoding NUDIX hydrolase, with protein MIKVQTKWLERALRIRAIAQAGLAFSKDVYDRERYEELMKLSAEMMADYTQTEIEVITDLWKGEKGYPTPKADVRGAVFRDHQILLVREKHDELWSLPGGFCEIGLSPAENVVKEIKEESGYDTEPSRLLAVLDSQKHPHPPQPYHYYKIFIACSITGGQGETGIETNHAAFFPEDRLPPLSPKRNTPSQLCMLFDFMRHPEKNTLFD; from the coding sequence GTGATAAAAGTGCAAACCAAATGGCTGGAACGGGCGCTGCGGATTCGGGCGATCGCGCAGGCGGGACTCGCTTTTTCAAAGGATGTGTATGACAGGGAAAGGTACGAAGAGCTGATGAAGCTAAGCGCAGAGATGATGGCGGATTACACGCAAACGGAAATTGAGGTGATCACTGATTTATGGAAGGGCGAGAAAGGCTATCCGACACCGAAAGCGGATGTTCGTGGCGCAGTATTCCGAGATCATCAGATTTTGCTTGTTCGGGAGAAGCATGATGAGCTGTGGTCACTGCCGGGCGGGTTTTGCGAGATTGGCTTATCACCGGCTGAAAACGTGGTCAAGGAAATCAAAGAAGAGTCGGGGTACGATACAGAACCGTCCCGATTGCTGGCCGTGTTGGACAGCCAAAAGCATCCCCATCCGCCTCAGCCGTATCATTACTATAAAATTTTCATTGCATGCAGCATAACGGGCGGGCAGGGGGAAACGGGAATTGAGACGAACCATGCCGCTTTTTTTCCGGAGGACAGGCTCCCGCCGCTTTCTCCAAAACGAAACACACCCTCACAGCTTTGCATGCTGTTTGACTTTATGCGCCATCCAGAAAAAAACACGCTATTTGACTAA